The Brachypodium distachyon strain Bd21 chromosome 4, Brachypodium_distachyon_v3.0, whole genome shotgun sequence nucleotide sequence TGTTTGTACCTGGATCAATTCTGAGATATTAGCAATTGAGCATGTAAACTACGTTGTGTTCTTTAGCCAACCAGACAGATAGAAGTTCTAGCCTAGAATCATAGGGGTTGCGATTCTTATTCGAACTGGTATTTCTTGTTATGCTGTGTTCCAAACGGTCTTCGGTCTGCTTTCTTCTCCCATTTAAAGATGATAGTGTATATTCCAAAGATGTTGTAGCTATTTTTTCTCAGTTGTCTATCCTCCTCTCATCCATCATTACCTTAGATAAGTCTACATTTTTAGATTAGTTGGCTTAACCAGATTGGCAGCGATGTTTCTTCTGAAAATACATGGGATGAGTTCACTAACCAATTTTTGTTCAATGTCAACTAACCACATGTTACAAGAACCAGTTTTTggcaagaaagaagaagaaataactGGGTATGCTGGATGCATCCATGTCAGGCTTCCATGACAACTCTCAATGCTTGAGAAAAATTAACAAAGTTATCTGAACGTAGTACCGAGCTATACTCGAATTTCAAATGAAAACCTTGCAGCGTCTGGAAGCAAAACCGAAGCCAGCGAGAGCTGCACTGACAATTTCGGATGAATGTGTCCAAAAGAATAAACAGAACATTAACCCCGAGGAATCCTGAAACATATCTAGCAACATAATCAAACAGAATAAACTTGTCAATGCCTGGTGAGCTTCATAACTTACTGCAAGCTTAGAAATTAGACTACTCATTGACTAATTAGAAACACGATTGCATCCTGACctagagaaaagaaacaataCTAATGTTTTCAAAAAACATTCGGCAGAGGAGTGCATCATTGACTGAATGTTTACAGATATCAGCACCAAGACCAGACAACTCGAAACTCAAAACACCAAACATTTGAGTTATCCACAACAATCAAACAACAATGGGAGATGCCAAATCAAGAGGAAGAAAACATGTGAGCTTTTCCTTTGCAAAAAACTCTTCTTTTGAGCGGTTCGCAAATATTAATGCTCATAAAATTGAATAATTACCGACAGAGACACAGAGTGTCTGGAGGTTGAATAATTATCAACAGAGACACAAAGCGTCCGGAGGCTTAAGTAAACAGAATTGATTGACATCCGGTAAACAGATAGCAGTTGTGATGTTCAAACTAAGACAAAATGGTTGGAGCCTTGAAATATTATGTGTATTAGTGCCATATGAACATAAGAGGCCCCTGTCATTGATAAATGAAAAGAACAATGCATGCGTGCTTGTGCTGTACTGTAACTTATCAGGTGGCATTGCAAGTTAGGGGCTTAAACACAATGATAAAAGATAATTACTCGGGTATCATTGCATATCCCTAGTCTACCTAATAATCTAGCATATGCATATAAGAAAGCACTTCTTTTCCTGACATGACACGTagatgaacaaaaaaattgaacttgTGAACATAGAAGCTCACTACAAAACCTGGTGGGATATATATAAAGTGCCAACATCTCAACATAGAACTGGACAGAAGCACGCAATTCAGAAACTGTAAATTCTAGCTTACATAAATCGCCATCATGACTTATACAAAGACCTAATTTAGTCGTCCCACTCCAGATAAACAAACACCAAATTGTGTGTACCCTCTCTTGATCCTCTTGCACAGATCAAGACTAAGCTGATCAGTGCCTCTCATCTTGTTTCTGTCCCTCCAAaacctcctccccctcctaaTACTCATCCTCCTCATactcatcctcatcctcatcctcatcttcatcgAGATCGACATAGCCAACGGTGGCGAGCCGGGTTTTGACGAACTGCTGCAGCTCCCTCTTCTTGGAGCGGACGAACTCCCACGACTCCGTGACCGCCAGAGACGCCCTGTGGCGACCCTGGATGTCCTCCTCGGACCAGCCCATTCTGCGCAGCGTGGCGTCGTTCTTCTCCTTGAGCTCCTTGATGGGTTCGTGACTGATGGGCTCGTCGGGGATGACCCAGGACAGTATGCGGTCGATCTGCTCCTGCGGCATTCTACGCACGGGTTTCTCCTTCTCTGAAGTTTCCTCAAGGCACATCTCGGGAGTCAGTTCAGGGCCAGGCCTCGTTTTGCTTTCCTCCACTACTGCTGCCGACGAAGCCAGCGGTTTCTTCTCCGCCTCCATGGCTGTGCTGCACCGCCCAAGCGCAAAAACACGGGAACCCGCACCGGAAACGACCATATCAGCCGCCAGCGCCTTCTCATGCTGCTCCACCTCGAAGCCAGCCATCGCCTCTCACGGATCTGCCCTCCCTCGCCCTTTCCTCTCGATTTTCCCCTCCCTTGGAAGAAAGAGGCGCCTCCAGGTCTATGGATTTGGCGGTGCCTTGGAAGAAAGTTATATATATAGACTCAGGCCGACCAGGTCGGGATAAACGCCATGAACTCGGTTTCCTCGAGATCGACCCAGCGAACCGCCTCAGTGGGGTCCACAGGAATTCAAATCATTTAAGCAAGACCCTGAAAAAATCGTGAAATCGCTAATCATTGATGGCCATTTCTTTTCGGCTTTTTAAACCGGCTTTTTCGAGAAGTTGTCCTCTCCAGTTTCTTGGAGAAGCCGTcatctaaatttgattaggctacCAAATTAGTTTGGTCTAAACTACTTTGGATGCTTAACTAAATCTGAGATACGGAAGAAACTACGTGAGAGCAGCTTTTAAGAGAAGCCGGTtctagaagccgaaaagaacacACCCTAAAACCGTTAAAATTTCAACCCCTTCTGTCAATCTTTGTGTAGTCATGTCCTTTAGGTTGTGATTTCAATAATAATGAGATTTCGGGACAAATAATGCCTCCATTTGTTTTAATGCTTCAAGGATGGAAATTGCGTCTATCTCTTAAGTAGATCGCCCTGTAGCTTTAGGTCCTTAAGCTTTGCGGAAGAATGCAATTAGTCTGCCTGCCTGCATTAATACTCATCCAATTCTACTCACAAGCATCAGTTTCCACGATGAACATGGCAAGTGGTGAGTCTTCTTAGTTGGCACCTTGACCGTGGGTAGTTTTTGTATCGTCGCCATTTAGGATTCAAGGCCCAACCCATATAATGATTTTGTTTTACTACAACACAATGATTTCAAAATATATTGGTTTTTAATGTATTTTCAATCTGCATGCAAACATAGATGAATTTGTTCACACAAGGTATTTCTagttttatgtttttttggaattcaaatatTCTACTAGAATGGAGATTCCAAGTCTAGACATTAAATTTTAGAATGAACACTTCAACTAAATTTCCGAATTTTTAAATTTCTACACTTGGAAGAGACAAAAATTTTTTAGAGGAAATCGAATCAGAACCTGCTATATAATTGTTGCAAGTACTCATTTGTACTTTCAGAAATGTTAATTTCTAAACATTTACATATGTGAAATCTAGTTTTTCACAAATATTAATTTCTATTTATTTACATATTTCAAGTTTTCTTGAATAAGGTGAGGAAAAATACTTCCTAAGTTATTATCGGGAAAAAATCTACTCCCCGCCTGTCAAAAAAATGTTACCATGTCCCGAAAAAAACTGTAAAAAAATAGTTTACTTTACACCTCAATTGTCTAAACTAGGAAAAGGATCACCCACGCCTGGAAACCTGTTTCTCTAGTACGTCGAGCATGACTGGTCAACGtgctccatttttttttggctgctTATACGTAATGTAATATAGAAATATACCATAATTTCATGAAGATGGCTAATTTATTTAGCTAAACTAATTTCCCCGCTAAATGAATAAAATTCATATCCCGATTACATCAAGACTCTTTCTGCTGGGTTTGTGGTGACTGCCCTTCTTGATGTATCCTAGGAAAGAGAAGTTCATGTATTTGCTTCTCTGCGCTGAACTCTGAAGTAGCCTACAGTGCAAAATATTCAGAACCACGTGAGAATGAAATGCAAATACCTACTAAACGAAAATGTTTATCCACCTTTCATCTATGTATCGCACATCGGACCTGACTACAAATTTCATACACACAAGCTGAATCACTGACCTTTGTAGGGAAAGCAAATCTCAGTGTCTGCACTTGTGTTCCTGAGCATAGTCTCAAGTCAAACCCGAGGCAGTCCACGCCGATAATTGCTGCTTCCTGCAGAAATATAGCCAACAGAACGAATTTCATACCAGTCTCAAGATTTGATGTCCAATGTACTTTTCTTGCACAATTTTCAATGTTACCAGAGTGCCAGCTAGCAATCTGAAGAAATTGTACCTCTACTTTAATGGCCTTGCACCTCCAACAGAGTGATTTCAGAGCTTGTGTTATCTTGTCTCCACCAGCTCTCAAGCGCGATATTATGTTTGGTGCCGAATGTGCGATGATGTCCGGCCTAGATCTCCGGTATTCTTCTATCTTTACCTTTGGCTACAAGTATTAAGACATGAAGAAGTTAAGCATGAATCCCCGCAAAACATGAAGAAGTTAAGCATGACTAGTGTTCAATAATGTATAATGGAAAATATGCAGTTAACTAACATAGTTTATTATTAATTCAGCCATGAACTTATTAATAATTCAGCGGTAGTTTGCATAAAGTACAAAGGCACATCAGATGAAAGAGACATACCTCAGTTCCATATGCAGTGATGAGCTCAATGCTCAGAACTTCGACCTTGAAAAATGTAGCCCCACTCTCCTTTCTATCTTTCAGTGGTTCATCACCtacaaaaaattcaaaactgtAGGAATTCTATGACCCAGACAAGGAATATCTGGTGAACAGAATGTTCAGTTTGAGGTTCATGGAAACAAGCCAACAACCATTCAATAAATGCCTGGAAACCATGGTGCTCTCTTCAGCAAAGGCAGGTCTCAGCTGACCCTCAACAACAAGGCTAGCAGGTGGCCGGTCCAACCAATCTATACTAGATTTATTCGCACTCTGGGAAAAAAGGTTAAGAGCACTACGGTTAATAAAAAATTGTCAGGGTCAACTGGTTAATAAAGTGATCAACAAAGAATGGTAATTAAACTGATGGGTATTAAGGTTCAATCAGTACCTCTACGATCATCCTTGCAAAGTACAGTGGATGGCACGAATTCAAGGTTTCAAGGTTGGACCAGCTAGGCGCAtcttcatcgtcgtcatcgtcgtcaccgccatcttcttcatcaacaTCAAACACACCCTCCTGCACGTTTTCAGTTACACATCATCACTGAGTTGCTCTTGGCAAATGGCAAGCATGAGTATCAAACAATCATTTGCGAAGGTTTGTCACCACCTCTTCAAAGTCATCTTCAAAGTCGCTTTCCTCATCATCTGAATCGTCATCGTCCTCGTCATCTTCTTGCACAAATTCAGCTGATGATGCTGCTAGATCCAAGTCGGCAAAGACCTCTGTGTTATCCAATCCAATGATAACATGCTGCAGGTACACAAAGCAACATATGAATTAAGGTTATGCACAACCATAACAATAATACATAATTAACCTGCTCATGCAGATAATTGGGAGACAGGAAAGTAAGGGGGGAATAATAACAGAATTTGGCTACCGCAAGCTTGTCGTCGCCCATGATGCTTTCCATGACGGTGTCTTCGTTGTCGACCTCGAAGTAAATATCTGAGTAGATTTCCACATAGAAGCTTCAAGGAAGAGAAATGACAGTGTCCCAAAGCAAAGTTACAAGAACATTTGGGGGGAGGGTGGGTAGCAGGCTGTGTTGTACAACTATCCCAAGTACCCAGCCGCACATACCTCCATTCTCGTCGGTCAAGTAGGGGAATTCTGGCAAGATGATCCTTTCGTGCACACCGTCGTCTATGAGTGTGGATATCATCACCGTCGCCTTGTTGTGCACCTGCACAATATGCAGCAGCAGAATTTTGATCAAGAACTGAACTGGGCACTGTGATATGTGCCACCAGTAGGAGTGATTCTCACTTGCAATGATATTTTGGAAATTTCAGTACATACCGAAAAATATTCTCCTTTTGGTCAAAATATTTCAATAATTTTAGTAGAACACGCGAATTCAGGTAGCATTAAAAATTATCAAAACCCCTCAAACTTTGTTGGATTTCAGTTAATTTCGAGCAGAGATTTCGGTCCTTCGGCCGAAATGCAAACTGAAATAGCCAAAATTTTGGAAATTTCAGTAGGGCCCAGAATATTTCCTGTACCGAAATTTGAAATCATAAGTCTAGTGAATGGCATTACCGTGGAGGGGCGTGATGGTTTGAATAATTCACTAACGTACCTCGACGATTGTTCGGGCGGATTCAGCGTCGGTGAGGCGCGCCGGCTCGCCGTCGTTCAGCTGCAGCGTCTCCGCGATATCCTCAGACGGATGGTAACTGCCGCCTCTCCCCGGCGGCAGCTCGTCAGGCGTCGTCGCACCAACCCTGCATTGCATTGTTGTTACCTTACCCCCCGCCGGCATGACCCAATCGAATCTCAAATTCAATTCAGCAATTGTACGGGCAAAATACACGATTAATTAAGCAGCACACACTCATACCGGCAATGGCGGCTCCGGCGTGCGTGCACATTGCCGCAccaggaagaaggagaagaatgaGAGCGACAGTGGGAGGAGTGATGGCTCCGAGTCTGACTGCGACACCGGCGTAACTGGGCCCGCGGCGAGAcggccgagccgccgccggcggcggctc carries:
- the LOC100835872 gene encoding uncharacterized protein At3g49140, which gives rise to MLLAAAAAAAPDHPFFFLSRRLPPPPLSFFAARRAAAGGGSAVSPRAQLRRCRSQTRSHHSSHCRSHSSPSSWCGNVHARRSRHCRVGATTPDELPPGRGGSYHPSEDIAETLQLNDGEPARLTDAESARTIVEVHNKATVMISTLIDDGVHERIILPEFPYLTDENGDIYFEVDNEDTVMESIMGDDKLAHVIIGLDNTEVFADLDLAASSAEFVQEDDEDDDDSDDEESDFEDDFEEEGVFDVDEEDGGDDDDDDEDAPSWSNLETLNSCHPLYFARMIVESANKSSIDWLDRPPASLVVEGQLRPAFAEESTMVSRHLLNGDEPLKDRKESGATFFKVEVLSIELITAYGTEPKVKIEEYRRSRPDIIAHSAPNIISRLRAGGDKITQALKSLCWRCKAIKVEEAAIIGVDCLGFDLRLCSGTQVQTLRFAFPTKATSEFSAEKQIHELLFPRIHQEGQSPQTQQKES